One Mytilus trossulus isolate FHL-02 chromosome 5, PNRI_Mtr1.1.1.hap1, whole genome shotgun sequence DNA segment encodes these proteins:
- the LOC134717548 gene encoding toxin CrTX-A-like: MNVAAQTIKKDYLGVLRLPASFLQWLWSNRDCHVLSEINFGLLDSNIQEDFAGIIRQFETSEAYLEGLENHLDNNFNRHFDSNMMDGININEGTTFIGKLQKRIEEEMQKNDHESVPSLIELIKLYICITFLRSTIVLRMRCIAHAADSHIASGLNNVINKEEEADRKFLKSFEQPTYNTATFFACFNPSENDLIVSYVKSKGVIFQSLKDELHGKHYSLRAVRWPKYWAVMSSNPWGTIWKTKSPSDRESLYFEFESISEADNYFLIKSVKRYFWYVYMKHAASLRGSPELTGPQREWKIIKFEDGRYMMCTRKWPGKFTYMKDALLGELVAAYGDPGDSGHWILEK, translated from the coding sequence ATGAATGTCGCGGCACAAACCATTAAAAAGGACTATTTAGGAGTTTTGCGACTACCAGCGTCGTTTTTGCAATGGCTTTGGTCAAATCGTGACTGTCATGTGTTATCTGAAATTAATTTTGGATTGTTAGACAGCAACATTCAAGAAGATTTTGCGGGAATTATAAGACAATTTGAAACATCAGAAGCTTATTTAGAGGGACTTGAAAACCACCTTGACAATAACTTTAATAGACATTTTGATTCCAATATGATGGATGGTATCAACATCAATGAAGGAACCACTTTTATAggaaaactacaaaaaagaaTTGAAGAGGAAATGCAAAAGAATGACCATGAAAGTGTTCCAAGTTTAATAGAACTCATTAAACTTTATATCTGTATAACATTTCTGAGATCAACGATTGTGCTGAGAATGCGTTGCATTGCGCATGCTGCGGACTCACATATAGCAAGCGGATTGAATAACGTCATCAACAAAGAAGAGGAAGCAGACAGAAAATTCCTTAAATCTTTTGAGCAACCAACTTATAATACAGCTACATTCTTTGCGTGTTTCAATCCATCGGAGAATGACCTTATCGTTTCCTATGTTAAAAGCAAAGGTGTTATATTCCAATCGCTAAAAGATGAGTTGCATGGTAAGCATTATTCTCTTCGCGCGGTAAGATGGCCAAAATATTGGGCAGTTATGTCAAGTAACCCTTGGGGAacaatttggaaaacaaaaagtCCTAGTGATAGAGAAAGTCTGTATTTCGAGTTTGAGTCTATATCTGAGGCTGACaattactttttgataaaatccGTGAAAAGATATTTTTGGTATGTCTATATGAAACATGCTGCGTCTTTGAGGGGATCACCCGAATTAACAGGGCCCCAACGAGAAtggaaaatcatcaaatttgAAGACGGAAGGTACATGATGTGTACACGTAAATGGCCTGGTAAATTTACCTATATGAAAGATGCCCTATTAGGCGAGTTGGTGGCTGCGTATGGGGATCCAGGAGATAGTGGACATTGGATTTTGGAGAAATGA